From the Corvus cornix cornix isolate S_Up_H32 chromosome 21, ASM73873v5, whole genome shotgun sequence genome, the window CTCTGTTAAtcatttttatgaagaaaaaaggcattgtTACAATGGCTCAAAATCGTTCCTTTAGTGAGCAGTAGAATTGGTCAACAGGTTGATTGCTTCTTCCTAGCTAGCAAAGGTCTTCCCCACATCCTCTTTCCCTTTGTATTTCCTCTTGCCATGTGTGAAGGGTATATATCTGTACTTTATCATGtgctgcaaagagaaaacagcagttgTTGAGGCAAGAAACTGAGGTAGTATttaggaaaaatgctttaaaatacacatgAAAAATTACTAAGTCCTCTAGAAAGGGAGTTCTTAGTAAAGGTAATGAAATAGCTAATCCTACAGCAGTTTAAATCTAAATAGGACTATGAGAGCAGTTTTATAAACATCAAATTTGGCTTTACCCAACAATTTGGACACTATAGGGAAGGTTACTGATTGGGGAACCACGGGAAACTTCCAGAGCACAGAGGTACTAATTCTTTACTACCCTTTCATCTTTAATTTACCACTTCAAATCACAGTACACCTGTCCAAAATTCTGAaggtctgggaaaaaaattagttatttttttaaaatgccaacaAACCATAAGTAATTTGTTAAAATGGTCTGAATCAATTCTCTgtgttctttcccttttccccatcTACTTTCTCACATCACCTTGTGAGAACTTCCCTTTTCACCCACCAGAGATGGTTCAACACCTCTGCATCCAAAATAGCCACAGGAAGTGGATGAGAACCCGCATAAAACCCTGATACTGCACTCTGAAGTCAAAACCTTTCGAAAGCAAGAATAAAGTTTTGTAAAATCTGCTCAACACCGTAAACATGCCCCACTTGAAGAACTAATGTTCAAAGAATTAGTTACTGAAGTTCCTCCAGTAAACCAAGTGTGTGCAGCACATTTAACCTCTGAAGGGCTCCACTGAATGGCCAGTTTGGAGCAGTGCTGTAAATCCTGACATCACAAATGCTACTCTCTGTTCTTGCCAAGATCTCACCTTGATTTGCCTCTTCATAGTGATACAAAATAGCATAATGAAGTACATCACAAGGATTGGCCAAAACACAGGAACGTTGAAAGCCTCAAAGAATGTACAAGCCATAGCAACCAGGATTCCTTTAGTGGCAGAATGCCTGAAAAACAATAGTAACAATTAATCCTTCAAGCCCAGCTACCACTAATGTCATGcagatatttatatttttcaaaaacacaaCACAGGCAGATGGATGCACTCACCAGAATTTGAATTCTGGGAGCCTTCTAATGAAAGGCCGAAATTCTTCATTTTGCCTTGTAGGTAAGGAAGGACCATCAtctaaaaataacagaaaagaaaccaaaccacaaaCCTCCTCACAGTAGTTTTTTTACACTATTCAGATTCCAGattctttt encodes:
- the RER1 gene encoding protein RER1, encoding MSEGDSIGESVHGKPSVVYRFFSRLGQIYQSWLDKSTPYTAVRWIVTLGLSFIYMIRVYLLQGWYIVTYALGIYHLNLFIAFLSPKVDPSLMEDSDDGPSLPTRQNEEFRPFIRRLPEFKFWHSATKGILVAMACTFFEAFNVPVFWPILVMYFIMLFCITMKRQIKHMIKYRYIPFTHGKRKYKGKEDVGKTFAS